A window from Candidatus Tectomicrobia bacterium encodes these proteins:
- a CDS encoding site-specific DNA-methyltransferase, whose product MREEPSDPRNRARSIEERPVAALRPYKGNARTHSKRQVRQLADSIARFGFTNPVLVADDGTILAGHGRVAAAELLGMTHVPTVRLSHLTPAERRAYVIADNKLALNAGWDQDLLAVELQALVDLDFDVELTGFSLAEVDLVLDAAGERDPSGPTGPADRIPPPPAAAVSRRGDLWQCGRHRLLCGDARVPSDYATLLSGETADMIFTDPPYNVPIDGHVSGLGRVRHREFAMGVGEMSEPAFTAFLAETLGAAAGTCRDGAIAFVCMDWRHMGELLAAGRRAFSELKNLCVWNKTNGGMGTFYRSKHELVFVFKVGDAPHLNTFGLGETGRYRTNVWDYPGVNSFGADRSAELAMHPTVKPVALVADAIRDCTRRGDMVLDGFGGSGTTLIAAEQAGRRARLLEYDPAYCDTIVRRWEILTGRHATLVATGERFEEAEEHRMHAPVGKDQVA is encoded by the coding sequence ATGAGAGAGGAACCATCCGATCCGAGGAACCGGGCGCGGAGCATCGAGGAGCGGCCCGTCGCGGCCCTCCGGCCCTACAAAGGCAACGCCCGGACGCACTCGAAGCGCCAGGTCCGGCAGCTCGCGGACAGCATCGCCCGTTTCGGCTTCACCAACCCCGTCCTCGTCGCCGACGACGGCACCATCCTCGCCGGGCACGGCCGGGTGGCGGCGGCGGAGCTCCTCGGCATGACCCACGTGCCCACGGTCCGCCTGTCCCACCTGACGCCCGCCGAGCGGCGGGCCTACGTCATCGCGGACAACAAGCTGGCGCTGAACGCCGGCTGGGACCAGGACCTCCTGGCGGTCGAGCTGCAGGCCCTCGTCGACCTCGACTTCGACGTGGAACTGACCGGCTTCTCCCTGGCCGAGGTGGACCTGGTGCTGGACGCGGCGGGCGAGCGCGACCCCTCCGGCCCGACCGGGCCGGCGGATCGGATTCCGCCCCCGCCCGCCGCGGCGGTCAGCCGGCGCGGCGACCTCTGGCAATGCGGCCGCCACCGGCTGCTCTGCGGCGACGCCCGAGTTCCCTCCGACTACGCGACCCTGCTGAGCGGCGAGACGGCGGACATGATCTTCACCGATCCCCCCTACAACGTCCCCATCGACGGCCACGTGAGCGGCCTGGGCCGTGTGCGCCACCGGGAGTTCGCCATGGGCGTCGGGGAGATGTCCGAGCCGGCGTTCACGGCCTTCTTGGCGGAGACGCTCGGCGCCGCCGCCGGGACGTGCCGCGACGGGGCGATCGCCTTCGTCTGCATGGACTGGCGCCACATGGGCGAGCTCCTGGCGGCGGGGAGGCGGGCCTTCAGCGAGCTCAAGAACCTCTGCGTCTGGAACAAGACCAACGGCGGCATGGGGACCTTCTACCGCTCCAAGCACGAGCTGGTCTTCGTGTTCAAGGTGGGAGACGCCCCCCACCTCAACACCTTCGGCCTCGGCGAGACCGGGCGCTACCGCACCAACGTCTGGGACTACCCGGGCGTGAACAGCTTCGGGGCGGACCGGAGCGCCGAGCTGGCCATGCACCCCACGGTTAAGCCGGTCGCCCTGGTCGCCGACGCCATCCGCGACTGTACGCGGCGGGGGGACATGGTGCTGGACGGCTTCGGGGGCTCGGGCACGACCCTGATCGCGGCCGAGCAGGCGGGCCGCCGCGCCCGGCTCCTGGAGTACGACCCCGCCTACTGCGACACCATCGTCCGGCGCTGGGAGATCCTGACCGGCCGGCACGCGACCCTGGTTGCGACGGGGGAGCGCTTCGAGGAAGCCGAGGAACACCGTATGCACGCGCCCGTAGGGAAGGACCAAGTGGCATGA
- a CDS encoding thiolase family protein, producing MDTYVAGGGLSRFGKRSESMQQLMAEAAEVAFAEARAHGVTRESVEAVVVGILNPAEFLDEGNSASLITDSLGLAGAAAWRVETASSTGAAALHSACHAVAAGRFRTVLVLGGEKKSHQDTAQVTARLARMIDRSERRMGATMTSLAALIAEYYRRAHRIGPEAFEVMRGRVAVKNRRNGCANPKAHFRRELTLEQFSASRHVSTPLRLFDCGPISDGAAALIVTSRRTPLRVSGLGHATDTQALSRRSHLAFFASTRRAAAQAYRMAGIGPSDIELAEVHDAFTAIEIMSAEDLGLFPPGAYGAALQAGRVDPGGDLPVNASGGLLARGHPIGASGLAQVIELSRRLGREGVRRGGPPRRGVALSMGGLATNNLVTVLELEGASPPDDGAPLPAVPEAPQAPLDAPDPEGGVVRASTTLFSPPAGFEGPLHFALVEGRAEGLSRTVLARAPRPVEAEERVRLARTERGLFIL from the coding sequence TTGGACACCTACGTCGCCGGGGGCGGGCTCTCCCGCTTCGGCAAACGATCCGAATCCATGCAGCAGCTCATGGCCGAGGCCGCCGAGGTGGCCTTCGCCGAGGCCCGGGCCCACGGGGTGACCCGCGAGAGCGTGGAGGCCGTGGTCGTGGGCATCCTGAACCCGGCGGAGTTCCTCGACGAGGGCAACTCCGCCAGCCTCATCACCGACTCCCTCGGGCTCGCCGGGGCCGCCGCCTGGCGGGTCGAGACCGCCTCCTCCACCGGGGCCGCCGCCCTCCACTCCGCCTGCCACGCCGTGGCCGCCGGGCGCTTCCGCACCGTGCTCGTGCTGGGGGGCGAGAAGAAGAGCCACCAGGACACCGCCCAGGTCACGGCGCGCCTCGCGCGCATGATCGACCGTTCCGAGCGGCGGATGGGCGCGACCATGACCTCCCTCGCCGCCCTCATCGCCGAGTACTACCGCCGCGCCCACCGCATCGGCCCCGAGGCCTTCGAGGTCATGCGCGGGCGCGTCGCCGTGAAGAACCGCCGCAACGGCTGCGCGAACCCGAAGGCCCACTTCCGGCGCGAGCTCACCCTCGAGCAGTTCTCCGCGAGCCGCCACGTCTCCACCCCCCTCCGGCTCTTCGACTGCGGCCCCATCTCGGACGGCGCCGCCGCCCTGATCGTCACCTCCCGGCGCACCCCGCTCCGGGTGAGCGGCCTCGGCCACGCCACCGACACCCAGGCCCTCTCGCGCCGGAGCCACCTCGCCTTCTTCGCCTCGACGCGCCGGGCCGCCGCCCAGGCCTACCGGATGGCGGGGATCGGGCCCTCCGACATCGAGCTGGCCGAGGTGCACGACGCCTTCACCGCCATCGAGATCATGTCGGCCGAGGACCTGGGCCTCTTCCCGCCCGGCGCCTACGGCGCGGCCCTCCAGGCGGGGCGCGTGGACCCGGGCGGCGATCTGCCCGTCAACGCCTCCGGCGGGCTCCTCGCGCGCGGCCACCCCATCGGGGCCTCGGGCCTCGCCCAGGTGATCGAGCTCTCCCGGCGCCTCGGGCGGGAGGGCGTCCGGCGCGGGGGGCCGCCCCGGCGCGGGGTGGCCCTCAGCATGGGCGGCCTGGCGACGAACAACCTCGTCACCGTGCTGGAGCTGGAGGGGGCATCTCCGCCGGATGACGGCGCTCCCCTGCCCGCCGTCCCCGAGGCCCCCCAGGCGCCGCTCGATGCGCCCGACCCGGAGGGCGGGGTGGTGCGCGCCTCGACCACCCTCTTCTCGCCCCCCGCCGGCTTCGAGGGGCCGCTCCACTTCGCCCTGGTGGAGGGCCGGGCGGAGGGCCTCTCGCGCACCGTGCTCGCCCGCGCCCCCCGCCCGGTGGAGGCGGAGGAGAGGGTGCGGCTCGCGCGGACGGAGCGGGGCCTCTTCATCCTCTAG
- the hflK gene encoding FtsH protease activity modulator HflK, translating to MQPYDPEQVLRELQNRFRDFKGLKFLPIVLAGLLLLLLWTAWFTVQPEQTGVVQRFGAVVRTVGPGLHFKLPLGVETTRLVPTARVLKEEFGFQTVAPVAGQRTQYRDSRAFKDVSLMLTGDLNVIDVQWIVQYRIEDPIRYLFRVRDTGQTIRDISEAVMRRVVGNRLGSDVLTVGRVAISTEVKKEMQEILNTYDTGVRLVTVELQDVTPPDPVKPAFNEVNEARQDRERTINQAEEQANREIPRARGEALKTISEAEGYALERVNRATGEAHRFEAVLEEYQRVPEVTRRRLYLEAINAILPAARALYVVDSDQKALVPWLPLESGQAPAAGGK from the coding sequence ATGCAGCCATATGATCCCGAGCAAGTGTTACGGGAGCTGCAGAATCGCTTCCGCGACTTCAAGGGCTTGAAGTTTCTCCCGATTGTCCTGGCCGGACTTCTCCTGCTCTTGCTTTGGACGGCTTGGTTCACGGTGCAGCCCGAGCAGACGGGCGTTGTTCAGCGTTTCGGAGCCGTGGTCCGGACGGTGGGCCCGGGCCTTCACTTCAAGCTACCGCTCGGCGTCGAGACAACCCGCTTGGTTCCCACGGCCCGCGTCCTCAAGGAGGAATTTGGATTCCAGACGGTGGCGCCGGTCGCCGGCCAGCGGACGCAGTACAGGGACAGCAGGGCGTTCAAGGACGTGTCCTTGATGCTGACGGGGGACCTGAACGTAATCGACGTCCAGTGGATCGTCCAGTACCGGATCGAAGATCCGATCCGGTACCTCTTCCGGGTCCGCGACACGGGGCAAACGATCCGGGACATCTCCGAAGCCGTCATGCGCCGGGTGGTGGGCAACCGGCTGGGCAGCGATGTGCTCACCGTCGGCCGCGTGGCCATTTCCACGGAGGTGAAGAAGGAGATGCAGGAGATTCTGAACACCTATGACACCGGCGTCCGCCTGGTTACCGTGGAACTCCAGGACGTGACCCCGCCGGATCCCGTGAAGCCGGCCTTCAATGAGGTGAACGAGGCACGTCAGGACAGGGAGCGCACGATCAACCAGGCCGAGGAGCAGGCCAACCGGGAGATTCCCAGGGCCCGGGGAGAAGCTTTAAAAACCATCAGCGAGGCCGAGGGATATGCGCTCGAACGTGTCAACCGGGCCACTGGAGAGGCCCATCGGTTCGAGGCGGTGCTGGAGGAATACCAACGCGTTCCGGAGGTCACCCGTCGGCGCCTCTACCTGGAAGCCATCAACGCCATTCTGCCCGCGGCCAGGGCTTTGTACGTTGTCGATAGTGATCAGAAGGCCCTGGTGCCGTGGCTCCCCCTGGAGTCGGGGCAGGCGCCCGCAGCGGGAGGAAAATAG
- a CDS encoding arylsulfatase has product MARRIAVVHAMRLAIAPLEEAFQRLWPEARHFGVLDESLARDLAEAGRLTPRIHARIADLARDCRAQGADAILFSCSAFGVSIEAARASMDVPVLKPNEAMLEEAIEAGKRVRLMATFEQSIPSMAKELRELAALRGKDVRIEPCFVPGALEALESKNPELHDALIAEAARHGGPCDVILLAQFSMARALPAVSRRVEVKVLTSPDSAVSRLRGLLASANGTSGKLAPEVKKST; this is encoded by the coding sequence ATGGCGCGCCGGATTGCCGTCGTCCACGCGATGCGTCTCGCGATCGCGCCATTGGAGGAAGCCTTCCAGCGGCTGTGGCCCGAAGCCCGCCACTTCGGCGTCCTGGACGAGTCCCTGGCGCGCGACCTGGCCGAGGCCGGCCGCCTGACCCCCCGCATCCACGCCCGCATCGCCGACCTCGCCCGGGACTGCCGGGCGCAGGGGGCGGACGCCATCCTCTTCTCCTGCTCCGCGTTCGGGGTCTCCATCGAGGCCGCGCGCGCCTCGATGGACGTGCCGGTCCTCAAGCCGAACGAGGCCATGCTCGAGGAGGCGATCGAGGCGGGGAAGCGGGTCCGCCTCATGGCCACGTTCGAGCAGTCCATCCCCTCCATGGCGAAGGAGCTGCGCGAGCTGGCCGCCCTGCGCGGGAAGGACGTGCGGATCGAGCCCTGCTTCGTCCCCGGGGCGCTCGAGGCGCTGGAGTCCAAGAACCCCGAGCTGCACGACGCCCTCATCGCGGAGGCCGCGCGCCACGGCGGCCCCTGCGACGTCATCCTCCTCGCCCAGTTCTCGATGGCCCGCGCGCTCCCGGCGGTATCCAGGCGCGTGGAGGTCAAGGTCCTCACCAGCCCGGACAGCGCCGTCTCCCGGCTGCGCGGCCTCCTCGCCTCCGCGAACGGGACCAGCGGAAAGCTGGCGCCTGAAGTCAAGAAATCCACCTGA
- a CDS encoding xanthine dehydrogenase family protein, whose amino-acid sequence MTLRHTIGKSFPRANGSLLASGSAPYVDDLRPAGVLYGAVLRAGRPHARILRIDTRRAERAPGVACVITGHDIPVNAYGPHLQDQPVLCTDKVRYEGDPVGALCAESWEAAAEAVRLIQVEYEDLPVVTDPEEAIRPGCTLLHENHPTGNIVLEWRVRRGDVGAGFAEADFIVEERYQSRTQEHVSMETHICLAETDASGKLAIHVSSQTPYQMRFSIARVLKLPISRVRVLCPSTGGGFGGKHESVIEPLAALCAMKTRRPVKFRMTREEEFTASTVRHSIVMDYKTGVTKDGRITASQILLLLDGGAYCSYGETTASKAALMGAGPYRVPHLHVDSTLIYTNNGVAGAVRGFGVTQTTYACECHMDTIAKRLGVDPLEFRRRNAMEAGDKAHSGDVIQSCGFAESLEAAAREVKWEAIGGGRPSACGRKRRGRGLAAMIYPVGFTAAPNPSSAFARVNEDATLTIWSGCADVGQGAHIILRQIAAEELGVGLDSVQIVTGDTDAVPYDQGSVASRVTHIGGNAVRQAVARAKGFLLRKAAQMLEAAEDDLEIAEGRISVKGAPDRSRSLAEVALKCHRDGEMPIAEGSYTPPGQYLDKKTGQGKPYDCYVFAAHAAEVEVDVDTGECRVLQLAAAHDVGQAVNPMNVEGQIEGGSLQGYGFGMMERIVYKRGIAQNPNLDDYLIPTALDTPGRMKAIIVEAPEPTGPFGAKGVAEPALNPTTPAILNAIYDAVGARITDLPATPEAILRAMGGLNGNGNGKH is encoded by the coding sequence ATGACTCTTAGGCACACCATCGGCAAGAGCTTCCCCCGGGCGAATGGTTCCCTGCTCGCCTCCGGATCGGCTCCCTACGTGGACGACCTCCGGCCGGCCGGCGTCCTCTACGGCGCCGTCCTCCGGGCCGGGCGCCCCCACGCGCGCATCCTCCGCATTGACACCCGGCGGGCCGAGCGGGCCCCGGGGGTGGCCTGCGTCATCACGGGCCACGACATCCCCGTGAACGCCTACGGGCCCCACCTCCAGGACCAGCCCGTCCTGTGCACGGACAAAGTCCGCTACGAGGGAGACCCCGTCGGCGCCCTCTGCGCCGAGAGCTGGGAGGCGGCGGCCGAGGCCGTCCGCCTCATTCAGGTCGAGTACGAGGACCTCCCCGTCGTCACCGATCCCGAGGAGGCCATCCGCCCCGGCTGCACCCTGCTCCACGAGAACCACCCGACCGGGAACATCGTCCTGGAGTGGAGGGTGCGGCGCGGGGACGTGGGGGCGGGCTTCGCCGAGGCGGACTTCATCGTCGAGGAGCGCTACCAGAGCCGCACCCAGGAGCACGTCTCGATGGAGACCCACATCTGCCTGGCCGAGACGGACGCCTCCGGAAAGCTCGCGATCCACGTCTCCTCCCAGACGCCCTACCAGATGCGCTTCAGCATCGCCCGGGTCCTCAAGCTGCCCATCTCCCGGGTGCGGGTGCTCTGCCCCTCCACGGGCGGAGGGTTCGGCGGCAAGCACGAGAGCGTGATCGAGCCCCTCGCCGCGCTCTGCGCCATGAAGACCCGGCGGCCCGTCAAGTTCCGCATGACGCGCGAGGAGGAGTTCACCGCCTCGACGGTCCGCCACTCCATCGTCATGGACTACAAGACGGGCGTCACCAAGGACGGGCGGATCACGGCGAGCCAAATCCTCCTCCTCCTCGACGGAGGCGCCTACTGCTCCTACGGCGAGACCACCGCCTCGAAGGCCGCCCTCATGGGGGCGGGCCCCTACCGGGTCCCCCACCTCCACGTGGACTCCACCCTCATCTACACCAACAACGGGGTCGCGGGGGCCGTGCGCGGCTTCGGGGTCACCCAGACGACCTACGCCTGCGAATGCCACATGGACACCATCGCCAAGCGGCTGGGGGTGGACCCCCTGGAGTTCCGCCGCCGCAACGCGATGGAGGCCGGGGACAAGGCCCACAGCGGCGACGTCATCCAAAGCTGCGGGTTCGCCGAGTCCCTGGAGGCCGCGGCGCGCGAGGTGAAGTGGGAGGCCATCGGGGGCGGGCGCCCCTCGGCCTGCGGCCGCAAGCGCCGGGGCCGCGGGCTGGCCGCGATGATCTATCCGGTGGGCTTCACCGCCGCGCCCAACCCCAGCTCCGCCTTCGCCCGCGTGAACGAGGACGCCACCCTCACCATCTGGAGCGGCTGCGCCGACGTGGGCCAGGGCGCCCACATCATCCTCCGCCAGATCGCCGCCGAGGAGCTGGGGGTGGGACTCGACAGCGTCCAGATCGTCACCGGCGACACGGACGCCGTCCCCTACGACCAGGGCTCGGTCGCGAGCCGCGTCACTCACATCGGGGGCAACGCCGTCCGCCAGGCCGTGGCCCGTGCCAAGGGCTTTCTCCTGCGGAAGGCCGCCCAGATGCTCGAGGCGGCGGAGGACGACCTCGAGATCGCGGAGGGCCGTATCTCCGTCAAGGGCGCCCCGGACCGCAGCCGCTCCCTGGCCGAGGTCGCGCTCAAGTGCCACCGCGACGGCGAGATGCCCATCGCCGAGGGCTCCTACACCCCGCCCGGCCAGTACCTCGACAAGAAGACGGGCCAGGGCAAGCCCTACGACTGCTACGTCTTCGCCGCCCACGCCGCCGAGGTCGAGGTGGACGTGGACACGGGCGAGTGCCGCGTCCTCCAGCTCGCCGCCGCGCACGACGTGGGCCAGGCGGTCAACCCGATGAACGTGGAGGGCCAGATCGAGGGCGGCTCCCTCCAGGGCTACGGTTTCGGGATGATGGAGCGCATCGTCTACAAGCGCGGCATCGCCCAGAACCCGAACCTCGACGACTACCTCATCCCCACCGCCCTGGACACCCCCGGCCGGATGAAGGCCATCATCGTCGAGGCCCCCGAGCCCACGGGGCCCTTCGGGGCGAAGGGCGTGGCCGAGCCCGCCCTGAATCCCACGACGCCCGCCATCCTGAACGCCATCTACGACGCCGTGGGGGCCCGCATCACCGATCTCCCCGCCACGCCCGAGGCCATCCTCCGGGCCATGGGGGGGCTCAACGGCAACGGAAACGGCAAGCACTAG
- a CDS encoding alcohol dehydrogenase catalytic domain-containing protein, producing MRAVWVEKPHAFQVVEHPDPEPGTEEVLVRVRACSFCGSDIHLIEGHMPGVVYPLIPGHEWTGEVVRAGARAEGFKPGDRVATESHAGCGKCTNCLRGYYTICENYGRRQVHRQIGITSNGGFAQYCAVPAKVLHHLPEGMSYTAGTLMTTAGTAVVGLERCGVETGDRVLVFGAGAIGLLTMQFARHLGAGEVCIVDPVASRLDLARKLGAEVTVQAGAEDLDAALEARGWRGGPDLVVEAAGLPSLQAESIQRVRRGGRVLLLGIAGGEPVPAPLNRVPLDQITIYGVRGEGDRAVARAIRAYRSGRIDSSAINTHVFRLDQFAEAFEVFRRKKDGAVKVVLEC from the coding sequence ATGCGGGCGGTCTGGGTGGAGAAGCCTCATGCGTTCCAGGTGGTGGAGCATCCCGACCCCGAGCCGGGAACCGAGGAGGTGCTCGTCCGGGTGCGGGCCTGCAGCTTCTGCGGGTCGGACATCCACCTCATCGAGGGCCACATGCCGGGAGTGGTGTATCCCCTGATCCCGGGGCATGAGTGGACGGGCGAGGTGGTGCGGGCGGGCGCGCGCGCCGAGGGGTTCAAGCCCGGGGACCGGGTGGCCACCGAGAGCCACGCCGGCTGCGGGAAGTGCACGAACTGCCTGCGGGGCTACTACACCATCTGCGAGAACTACGGCCGCCGGCAGGTCCACCGGCAGATCGGCATCACCTCGAACGGGGGCTTCGCCCAGTACTGCGCGGTGCCCGCCAAGGTGCTGCACCACCTCCCCGAGGGGATGAGCTACACCGCGGGCACCCTGATGACCACGGCGGGGACGGCGGTGGTGGGGCTGGAGCGCTGCGGGGTGGAGACGGGGGATCGCGTGCTGGTGTTCGGCGCGGGCGCGATCGGCCTGCTGACCATGCAGTTCGCACGCCACCTGGGGGCGGGGGAGGTGTGCATCGTGGACCCCGTGGCCTCGCGGCTCGATCTGGCCCGCAAGCTCGGGGCGGAAGTGACCGTCCAGGCGGGCGCGGAAGATCTCGACGCCGCGCTCGAGGCGCGGGGCTGGCGCGGAGGGCCCGACCTGGTGGTGGAGGCGGCGGGGCTGCCGTCCCTGCAGGCGGAATCGATCCAGCGGGTGCGGCGCGGCGGCCGGGTGCTCCTCCTGGGCATCGCGGGGGGAGAGCCCGTCCCGGCGCCTCTCAACCGCGTGCCGCTCGACCAGATCACAATCTACGGGGTGCGCGGCGAGGGCGACCGCGCGGTCGCTCGCGCCATCCGGGCCTATCGCAGCGGCCGGATCGACAGCAGCGCGATCAACACCCATGTCTTCCGGCTCGACCAGTTCGCCGAGGCGTTCGAGGTCTTCCGGCGGAAGAAGGACGGAGCCGTCAAGGTCGTGCTGGAGTGCTGA
- a CDS encoding cupin domain-containing protein: MPFFRISEMESKKASVSSAMEKGVAGELIKVGIVTYQENEGPMPHFHPNEEQFMLMLEGRLRMVLGEEERIIEKGDLIHIPRNTRHGVRAVGGPATFFAAKSPVGNGDMGQDYNRAKDADEVWERLSGA, translated from the coding sequence ATGCCTTTCTTCCGCATTTCCGAGATGGAGTCGAAAAAGGCCAGCGTGAGCTCGGCGATGGAGAAGGGCGTCGCCGGGGAGCTCATCAAGGTCGGGATCGTCACCTACCAGGAGAACGAGGGCCCCATGCCCCACTTCCACCCGAACGAGGAGCAGTTCATGCTCATGCTCGAGGGGAGGCTGCGCATGGTCCTGGGTGAGGAGGAGCGCATCATTGAGAAGGGGGACCTCATCCACATCCCGCGCAACACCCGGCACGGGGTGCGCGCCGTGGGCGGGCCGGCCACCTTCTTCGCGGCGAAGAGCCCCGTCGGCAACGGCGACATGGGCCAGGACTACAACCGGGCCAAAGACGCCGACGAGGTCTGGGAGCGGCTCTCCGGCGCATGA
- a CDS encoding carboxymuconolactone decarboxylase family protein encodes MSRLTPLSTETMPEEQRKVYEDIAANQRGGVRGPFNAWVRSPELAARLRGLIDFLSHRTSLPGSVRELAVLMVVREWRADYAWKAHEALALQSGLPAEAVAAVAEGRRPGALGPAEAAAYDLVHGLLARREAEEAAYRAAVFHLGEKGVAELTALIGFYVMVSAAVRVFDI; translated from the coding sequence ATGAGCCGCCTCACACCCCTCTCCACCGAGACGATGCCCGAGGAGCAGCGCAAGGTGTACGAGGACATCGCCGCGAACCAGCGCGGCGGGGTGCGCGGGCCGTTCAACGCCTGGGTGCGAAGCCCGGAGTTGGCCGCGCGCCTCCGCGGCCTCATCGACTTCCTCTCTCACCGCACCTCCCTGCCGGGGAGCGTGCGGGAGCTGGCCGTCCTGATGGTGGTGCGCGAGTGGCGGGCGGACTACGCCTGGAAGGCGCACGAGGCGCTGGCGCTTCAGAGCGGCCTGCCGGCGGAGGCGGTCGCCGCCGTCGCGGAGGGCCGCAGGCCCGGCGCCCTGGGGCCCGCCGAGGCCGCCGCCTATGATCTCGTGCACGGGCTCCTCGCGCGCAGGGAGGCGGAGGAGGCGGCCTACCGGGCGGCGGTTTTTCATCTCGGGGAAAAGGGCGTGGCCGAGCTCACCGCCCTCATCGGCTTCTACGTCATGGTGTCGGCGGCGGTCCGGGTATTCGACATCTGA
- a CDS encoding cupin domain-containing protein produces the protein MGYFHRWTDFPAHQNLRPGTMRRTVVLDGLTAQRGEMAPGTKFDERSTHRHPEDQIIVLLEGKMRLRVGDEERWLGPGELAAVPGGVYHTATGVGPEGAVYIEVLSSGRIDYLPGYAGPPKNEFLHGKP, from the coding sequence ATGGGATACTTCCACCGCTGGACGGACTTCCCGGCCCACCAGAACCTCCGGCCCGGCACCATGCGCCGCACGGTGGTACTCGACGGCCTGACCGCCCAGCGCGGCGAGATGGCCCCCGGCACGAAGTTCGACGAGCGCAGCACCCACCGCCACCCTGAGGACCAAATCATCGTCCTCCTCGAAGGGAAGATGCGCCTGCGGGTGGGGGACGAGGAGAGGTGGCTCGGGCCGGGGGAGCTGGCCGCCGTGCCGGGCGGGGTGTACCACACGGCCACCGGGGTGGGGCCCGAGGGCGCGGTCTACATCGAGGTCCTCTCCTCGGGGCGCATCGACTATCTCCCCGGCTACGCCGGCCCGCCCAAGAACGAGTTCCTGCACGGCAAGCCCTGA
- the hflC gene encoding protease modulator HflC, with translation MPRILTGIFGALVVVGLLVLSGTFYTLEEGQQAIVLQFGRPVGEPVTKAGLHVKLPFIQEVRRFEKRLLIWDGDPNQIPTKGREFIWIDTTARWRIVDAKKFLERVATEAGAQSRLDDIIDSVVRDQVSSSELVELVRSATWEVPQGEALKEVPAEQAKELVKEVARGREEITRAVLTEARKVISEYGIELVDVRIKRLNYVDSVQKRVFDRMISERKRIAAQFRSEGEGRSAEILGNMEKELRQIRSTAYRRVQEIRGKADAEATRVYGGAYGRDPEFFAFSRTLETYKDGQNKNSVMILTTDSDYYRYLKEAKPGAQPPTAPLDARKK, from the coding sequence ATGCCAAGAATTCTAACGGGTATATTCGGAGCCTTAGTGGTGGTGGGCCTTCTCGTTCTCTCCGGGACTTTCTACACGCTGGAGGAGGGCCAGCAGGCCATCGTCCTCCAGTTCGGCCGCCCCGTGGGCGAGCCCGTCACGAAGGCGGGCCTCCACGTCAAACTCCCCTTCATTCAGGAGGTGCGCCGCTTCGAGAAGCGCCTCCTCATCTGGGACGGGGACCCGAACCAGATCCCGACCAAGGGGCGGGAGTTCATCTGGATAGACACCACGGCGCGCTGGCGAATCGTCGACGCCAAGAAGTTTCTGGAGAGGGTGGCCACGGAGGCCGGGGCCCAATCCCGGCTGGACGACATCATCGATTCCGTGGTCAGGGACCAGGTTTCCTCCAGCGAGCTTGTGGAACTGGTCCGAAGCGCCACGTGGGAAGTTCCCCAGGGAGAGGCCCTGAAGGAAGTGCCGGCCGAGCAGGCGAAGGAGCTGGTGAAGGAGGTGGCGCGCGGGCGGGAGGAGATCACCCGGGCCGTCTTGACGGAAGCCCGGAAGGTCATTTCGGAGTATGGAATTGAACTGGTGGACGTGCGAATCAAGCGCTTGAATTACGTGGACAGCGTCCAAAAGAGGGTGTTCGACCGGATGATCTCGGAGCGCAAGCGTATTGCCGCCCAATTCCGGTCCGAGGGAGAGGGCCGGAGCGCCGAGATTCTGGGAAACATGGAGAAAGAACTCCGCCAGATCCGCTCCACCGCCTACCGGCGGGTGCAGGAGATCCGGGGGAAGGCCGACGCCGAGGCCACGCGCGTGTACGGCGGCGCCTATGGCCGCGATCCGGAGTTCTTCGCCTTCTCGCGCACCCTGGAGACCTATAAGGACGGGCAGAACAAGAACTCGGTGATGATCCTCACCACGGACAGCGACTATTATCGGTATCTGAAGGAGGCCAAGCCCGGGGCCCAGCCGCCGACAGCGCCCCTCGACGCGCGCAAAAAATAA